Proteins found in one Mucilaginibacter gracilis genomic segment:
- a CDS encoding twin-arginine translocase TatA/TatE family subunit: MLHSTLLFMSAPDIAIIAVLALVLFGGKKIPELARGLGTGIKEFKDATSGVTGDNNTPKATETVSVPVEQPQSH; the protein is encoded by the coding sequence ATGCTACACTCAACATTGTTATTTATGAGCGCACCCGATATTGCTATTATAGCCGTATTGGCCCTGGTTTTATTTGGTGGAAAAAAGATACCCGAATTGGCGCGTGGCCTGGGTACAGGTATTAAGGAATTTAAAGATGCTACATCGGGCGTTACAGGCGATAACAACACGCCGAAGGCAACCGAAACTGTTTCCGTTCCGGTTGAGCAACCTCAATCGCACTAA
- a CDS encoding succinate dehydrogenase/fumarate reductase iron-sulfur subunit: MSGNMNLTLKVWRQPNSETPGKLVTYKAESISPDMSFLEMLDVVNESLIHKGEDPIHFDHDCREGICGMCSLYINGQPHGPKRAITTCQLHMRSFHDGQTITIEPWRASAFPVVKDLATDRSAFDRIQQAGGYVSVNTGGVPDANEIAIPKVIADEAFNSATCIGCGACVAACKNASAMLFVSAKISQFALLPQGQPERYRRAQSMVAQMDEEGFGSCTNTGACEAECPKEISLVNIGRMNNDYLSAKLFRQEEIAHHQE, from the coding sequence ATGAGCGGAAATATGAACCTAACGCTAAAGGTATGGCGTCAACCAAATTCGGAAACACCGGGTAAATTGGTTACTTACAAGGCCGAAAGCATTTCTCCGGATATGTCGTTCCTTGAAATGCTTGATGTGGTTAACGAGAGCCTGATCCATAAAGGAGAAGACCCTATCCACTTTGACCATGATTGCCGCGAAGGTATTTGCGGTATGTGCTCGTTGTACATCAACGGCCAGCCTCATGGGCCAAAGCGCGCCATCACAACCTGCCAGTTACACATGCGTAGCTTTCACGACGGGCAAACCATTACTATTGAGCCATGGAGAGCATCAGCATTTCCGGTGGTTAAGGATTTGGCAACAGATCGGTCGGCTTTCGACCGGATACAGCAGGCTGGTGGTTACGTATCTGTAAATACAGGTGGTGTACCCGATGCTAACGAGATAGCCATCCCTAAAGTAATTGCCGATGAGGCTTTCAACTCTGCCACGTGCATTGGCTGCGGTGCTTGCGTTGCAGCATGTAAAAATGCTTCGGCAATGTTGTTTGTTTCTGCTAAAATATCACAGTTTGCACTGTTACCTCAAGGCCAGCCCGAGCGTTACCGCCGTGCACAATCAATGGTAGCTCAAATGGACGAAGAAGGTTTTGGTAGCTGCACAAACACCGGTGCTTGCGAGGCCGAATGCCCTAAGGAGATAAGCCTGGTAAACATAGGCAGAATGAATAACGATTACCTGAGTGCCAAATTATTCCGCCAGGAAGAGATAGCACATCACCAGGAATAA
- a CDS encoding fumarate reductase/succinate dehydrogenase flavoprotein subunit: protein MILDAKIPAGPLAEKWGKHKFNLKLVNPANKRKYDVIVVGTGLAGASAAASLAELGYNVKAFCFQDSPRRAHSIAAQGGINAAKNYRNDGDSVYRLFYDTIKGGDYRAREGNVYRLAEVSVNIIDQCVAQGVPFAREYGGLLDTRSFGGAQVSRTFYARGQTGQQLLLGAYSALNRQIHLGKVKMYTRTEMLDVVVADGKAQGIITRNLKSGAIETHTGHAVLLCTGGYGNVFYLSTNAMGCNVTAAWRAHKRGAFFANPCYTQIHPTCIPVSGDHQSKLTLMSESLRNDGRVWAPKTVEVAQKLRKGELKVTDLKEEDRDYFLERKYPSFGNLVPRDVASRNAKEAVDEGKGVGASGVAVFLDFADAIARLGEDEVRARYGNLFDMYAQITDENPYKTPMRIYPAVHYTMGGLWVDYNLQTTIPGLYCLGEANFSDHGANRLGASALMQGLSDGYFVIPYTLGDYLATIGPKPVDASNPAFAKTKQDVEERIAKLLSLRGTKTVDEYHRELGLIMWEYCGMARTAEGLTKAKGLIHALKEDFWKNAIVLGVNEEFNSSLEKAGRVADFIELGELMVDDALMRSESCGGHFRVESQTEEGEALRDDDNFAFVAAWEYAGENQPEVLNKEALVYENVKLTQRSYK from the coding sequence ATGATCTTAGACGCTAAAATTCCAGCAGGCCCGTTGGCCGAAAAATGGGGCAAGCATAAGTTTAACCTTAAATTGGTTAACCCTGCAAACAAGCGTAAATATGATGTTATTGTTGTAGGTACCGGCCTGGCCGGCGCTTCGGCAGCAGCATCACTGGCCGAGCTTGGCTACAATGTAAAAGCGTTTTGCTTTCAGGATAGTCCGCGTCGTGCACACTCTATTGCCGCGCAAGGCGGTATAAATGCCGCTAAAAACTACCGTAATGATGGCGATAGCGTTTACCGTTTATTTTACGATACCATTAAAGGTGGTGATTACCGCGCCCGCGAAGGCAACGTTTACCGTTTAGCCGAGGTATCTGTTAATATTATTGACCAGTGTGTTGCACAAGGTGTTCCTTTTGCACGCGAATACGGCGGTTTGTTAGATACCCGGTCGTTTGGTGGTGCGCAGGTATCGCGCACGTTTTATGCCCGTGGCCAAACCGGGCAACAATTGTTATTAGGTGCATACTCGGCATTAAACCGCCAAATACACTTAGGCAAGGTAAAAATGTACACCCGTACCGAAATGCTGGACGTTGTAGTAGCAGACGGTAAGGCACAGGGCATTATTACCCGTAACTTAAAAAGCGGTGCTATTGAAACCCATACCGGCCATGCTGTATTGTTATGTACAGGTGGTTATGGCAACGTGTTTTACCTATCTACAAATGCAATGGGCTGTAATGTTACAGCAGCCTGGAGGGCTCACAAACGTGGCGCTTTCTTCGCTAACCCTTGCTATACACAAATACACCCAACCTGTATCCCGGTATCCGGAGATCATCAGTCTAAGTTAACGCTGATGTCTGAGTCGTTACGTAACGATGGACGTGTTTGGGCCCCAAAAACAGTTGAAGTTGCACAAAAGTTGCGCAAAGGCGAATTAAAAGTAACCGACTTAAAGGAAGAAGACAGGGATTATTTCCTGGAACGTAAATACCCATCATTTGGTAACCTTGTACCGCGCGACGTAGCATCGCGTAACGCTAAAGAAGCAGTTGACGAAGGTAAGGGTGTGGGTGCATCGGGCGTGGCTGTATTCCTTGATTTTGCTGATGCCATAGCCCGTTTAGGCGAGGACGAAGTAAGGGCTCGTTACGGTAACCTGTTTGACATGTATGCCCAGATTACCGACGAAAACCCATATAAAACACCTATGCGTATTTACCCTGCTGTTCACTATACTATGGGCGGCCTTTGGGTTGATTATAACTTGCAAACCACTATTCCTGGTTTATATTGCTTGGGCGAAGCTAACTTTTCCGATCACGGTGCTAACCGCTTAGGCGCCTCGGCGTTGATGCAAGGCTTGTCCGACGGGTATTTTGTTATCCCCTATACCCTGGGCGATTATTTGGCAACCATTGGCCCTAAACCGGTTGATGCCAGTAACCCGGCTTTTGCTAAAACTAAGCAAGATGTTGAAGAACGCATAGCTAAACTTTTATCACTACGCGGAACCAAAACGGTTGATGAATATCACCGCGAGTTGGGCCTAATTATGTGGGAATACTGCGGAATGGCCCGTACCGCAGAAGGCCTAACCAAAGCCAAAGGTTTGATACATGCCTTAAAAGAAGATTTCTGGAAAAATGCTATTGTGCTTGGTGTAAACGAAGAGTTTAACTCATCGTTAGAAAAGGCGGGTAGGGTTGCAGATTTCATCGAATTAGGCGAATTGATGGTTGACGACGCCTTAATGCGCTCGGAATCATGCGGTGGACACTTTAGGGTAGAATCGCAAACAGAAGAAGGTGAAGCTTTACGCGATGACGATAACTTCGCCTTTGTAGCTGCCTGGGAATACGCCGGTGAAAACCAACCCGAAGTGCTTAATAAAGAAGCACTGGTATATGAAAATGTTAAGTTAACACAACGATCTTATAAATAA
- a CDS encoding succinate dehydrogenase cytochrome b subunit — translation MSEFKQTFNSSLGKKLIMALTGLFLCTFLIVHLGGNLLLFSNDGGYSFNVYANFLTHFPPIEVIAYLLYISILVHALYATILTIKNRRARPVSYASSPKSPTSWSSQNMGLLGSILLLFIVIHMGDFWYKYKFTDTVAFKEYRTDLSSGVTTAANFTPASKDFEHSVSTQGNEEIVRVKDIHAKVAASFSQLWYVIIYVIAMGALSFHLLHGFQSAFRTMGWIHRKYTPIVEFIGTWFFAVVIPLGFAAMPIVYFLNK, via the coding sequence ATGAGCGAATTTAAACAAACCTTTAACTCTTCATTGGGCAAAAAGCTGATCATGGCTTTAACAGGATTGTTTCTTTGTACTTTTTTAATAGTGCATTTAGGGGGTAACTTACTGTTATTTAGTAACGATGGCGGTTACTCGTTTAACGTTTACGCCAACTTTTTAACCCATTTCCCGCCGATAGAGGTTATTGCATATCTGTTGTACATCAGCATACTGGTACACGCACTATATGCAACTATACTTACCATAAAAAACCGCAGGGCAAGGCCGGTATCTTATGCATCGAGCCCAAAGTCGCCAACATCATGGTCGTCACAAAACATGGGTTTGCTAGGTTCTATCCTGTTATTGTTTATCGTTATCCACATGGGCGATTTTTGGTATAAGTATAAATTTACAGATACCGTTGCTTTTAAAGAGTACCGTACCGATTTATCAAGCGGAGTAACAACAGCGGCAAACTTTACGCCAGCGTCTAAAGATTTTGAACATTCGGTTTCAACCCAGGGTAACGAAGAGATAGTTCGTGTTAAAGATATTCACGCCAAGGTAGCAGCAAGCTTTAGCCAGTTATGGTACGTTATTATTTACGTAATAGCCATGGGTGCTTTATCTTTCCACTTGCTACATGGTTTTCAAAGTGCTTTCCGCACTATGGGTTGGATACACCGTAAATACACACCAATTGTTGAGTTTATTGGCACCTGGTTTTTTGCAGTAGTTATTCCGCTAGGTTTTGCGGCTATGCCGATAGTGTATTTCTTAAACAAATAA
- a CDS encoding TlpA family protein disulfide reductase has product MNKNSILIGLAAFMLTACKNPKIIQFDVTASGLQNGVFVVKDQGGQTIFGENVKDGKCTVKGQLDAPGFYLLDVIKTGDREHLPFEVYLEPGTYKVSASASELASYPKIETDSKKQQEINDYNTLNNQLGNGIEQETANLNKEFEAKKTTLSKDAQRNLLTKIAQSEDKERNIQFEVLEQFIKKYPTSELAAHFMARRSYDEEPQKYADLFAKLSPAAKSSSDGIELAASLDIALKLQPGKKAPAIAGKTFDGKTFAAITAGKKIFLIDFWRSVNQFSRVNHEKISGIYQDLSARGFQVISVSLDSKQLWWATAVKDDKLPWPQMSDLKGNDSPNRANWDISTIPTYYLVDSDWKIYKKNIGIGQIKLEASQYLDKHP; this is encoded by the coding sequence ATGAACAAAAACAGTATTTTAATTGGGCTGGCTGCTTTTATGTTAACAGCTTGCAAAAACCCCAAAATTATTCAATTTGACGTAACCGCAAGCGGCCTGCAAAACGGCGTTTTTGTGGTTAAAGACCAGGGCGGCCAAACCATTTTTGGCGAAAACGTTAAGGATGGCAAATGCACCGTAAAAGGACAGCTAGATGCACCCGGTTTTTATTTGCTGGATGTTATTAAAACCGGAGATAGGGAACATTTACCTTTTGAGGTTTACCTTGAACCGGGCACATACAAGGTTTCGGCATCCGCAAGCGAATTGGCCAGTTATCCTAAAATTGAAACCGACTCGAAAAAGCAACAAGAGATTAATGATTATAATACCCTCAACAACCAATTGGGCAACGGCATAGAACAAGAAACAGCAAACCTTAACAAAGAATTTGAAGCAAAAAAAACAACACTATCAAAAGACGCACAGCGTAACTTGCTTACCAAAATTGCCCAATCGGAAGACAAGGAACGCAATATACAATTTGAGGTTTTAGAACAATTTATAAAAAAATACCCCACCAGCGAACTGGCCGCTCACTTTATGGCCAGACGGAGTTATGATGAAGAGCCGCAAAAATATGCCGACTTATTTGCTAAGTTAAGCCCGGCTGCAAAAAGCAGCAGCGATGGTATTGAACTGGCAGCCAGCCTTGATATTGCCTTAAAGCTGCAACCCGGCAAAAAAGCACCGGCTATAGCCGGGAAAACTTTTGACGGAAAAACCTTTGCTGCAATTACCGCAGGAAAAAAAATATTTCTGATTGATTTTTGGCGATCCGTTAATCAGTTTAGCCGCGTAAATCACGAAAAAATTTCGGGCATCTATCAGGATTTGAGCGCACGTGGTTTCCAGGTTATCAGTGTTTCGTTAGATAGTAAACAACTTTGGTGGGCAACGGCAGTTAAGGACGACAAGCTACCCTGGCCGCAAATGAGCGATCTTAAAGGTAACGACTCGCCCAACCGGGCAAACTGGGATATTAGCACCATACCTACTTACTACCTTGTAGATTCGGATTGGAAAATTTACAAAAAAAATATTGGAATAGGCCAAATAAAGCTTGAGGCATCGCAGTATCTGGATAAGCATCCTTAA
- the pdeM gene encoding ligase-associated DNA damage response endonuclease PdeM yields the protein MMCDELVFPFLQQNLVLLCQKAIYWKEEKALIAADVHLGKGGHFRKAGIAVPRDLAQDDLAVLSDLIREYQPQKLIFLGDLFHSDMNTDWDWFALWRGQFPNLKIVLIRGNHDIIHDSHYQKLNISLHAQLLIEPFLMLHHPLPPVQLQQATGYVLCGHIHPGVNLRGRGRQSVTLPCFAFADKQAILPSFGRFTGKVALQHQQTDRVFGVLSDKVIAL from the coding sequence ATGATGTGTGACGAATTAGTGTTTCCCTTTTTACAACAAAATTTAGTTTTGCTTTGTCAAAAAGCCATTTATTGGAAAGAAGAAAAAGCCCTGATTGCGGCCGATGTTCATTTAGGAAAAGGCGGTCATTTCCGTAAGGCCGGTATAGCCGTTCCGCGAGATCTGGCTCAGGATGATCTGGCTGTATTGTCTGATCTGATAAGGGAGTATCAACCTCAAAAGCTTATTTTTTTGGGAGATTTGTTTCATAGCGATATGAATACCGATTGGGATTGGTTTGCTCTTTGGCGCGGGCAATTCCCTAACCTCAAAATTGTTTTAATACGCGGCAATCACGATATTATACACGATAGTCATTATCAAAAGCTAAACATTAGCCTGCATGCGCAACTATTGATAGAACCGTTTTTGATGCTCCACCACCCCCTGCCGCCTGTACAATTACAACAAGCTACTGGTTATGTACTATGCGGGCATATTCACCCGGGTGTTAATTTACGGGGGCGCGGCAGGCAATCAGTAACTTTACCGTGTTTTGCTTTTGCTGATAAGCAAGCCATACTGCCATCATTTGGCCGGTTTACTGGTAAGGTTGCATTGCAACACCAGCAAACCGACCGCGTGTTTGGCGTACTGAGCGATAAGGTAATAGCCCTTTAA
- a CDS encoding response regulator transcription factor, with protein sequence MTILLVEDEPNIVSVIKRGLDAEGYSISVAIDGLTALQMIADHNFNLVIMDIMLPGMNGIQLCNHIREHNNQLPILMLTALDSTENIVTGLNSGADDYMVKPFKMAELAARIKTLLRRAGNNPQTLKNLYRIGEVELDADAKIATLKNEPLNLTATEYRLLEYFIKNQRKVLSRIQLLESVWDIDFNLGTNVVDVYINYLRKKLDKKNSTKYIQTVFGMGYMMKQGD encoded by the coding sequence ATGACGATATTATTAGTTGAAGACGAACCCAATATTGTATCGGTTATTAAACGAGGCCTTGATGCCGAAGGATACAGCATAAGTGTTGCCATTGATGGCCTAACGGCCCTGCAAATGATTGCCGACCATAACTTTAACCTCGTTATAATGGATATTATGTTGCCTGGCATGAATGGCATACAGCTTTGCAACCATATAAGAGAACACAATAATCAATTACCCATATTGATGCTTACCGCATTAGATTCGACAGAAAATATTGTGACCGGCCTTAACAGCGGGGCCGATGACTACATGGTTAAGCCTTTTAAAATGGCCGAACTAGCGGCCCGCATAAAAACCCTTTTGCGAAGAGCGGGTAACAACCCACAAACTTTAAAAAACCTGTACAGAATAGGCGAAGTGGAACTGGATGCCGATGCCAAAATTGCCACACTTAAAAACGAGCCACTAAATTTAACCGCTACCGAATACCGGTTGCTGGAGTATTTTATAAAAAACCAGCGCAAAGTACTATCGCGTATACAATTGCTGGAGAGCGTTTGGGATATTGATTTTAACCTGGGCACTAACGTGGTTGACGTATATATTAATTACCTGCGGAAAAAGCTCGATAAAAAAAATTCCACCAAATATATTCAAACCGTTTTTGGGATGGGTTATATGATGAAACAGGGCGATTAA
- a CDS encoding sensor histidine kinase, with protein sequence MKIQAKITLLFLAISTGILLLLNAFILYFEYKFNYQDFYRRLEARVNLTAQIHLFPGEESRAYQQVRNKYIEKLDNEKELIFKADTLGRFINSTVPADFFNTIIGNGADTHKEGNQFYAGKLVNHGTGKFIVIVSATNPYGLREIDELQKILLIGFLGSVVVVFFAGKVFSHYTFIPVSNLTEKVKSITSNNLHMRLEPRGKDEIAELSHTFNDMLNRLETAFETQNNFVSNASHELRTPLTIINSEIEIALNNYPAGKQGQQFLNTLQGETNKLTQILNSLLLLAQSGYDGKKQNWQNIRVDELLWQSVASIKKIHPESNIEVDVSQLPDNEGALITQGNSNLLNLAISNIISNSCKYSQNKLVVVKLSVQNKKIIISVTDKGIGIPKDDMQHIFEPFFRASNTSDYNGHGVGLPLALNIVRLHKGSIGIRSEVNTGTEMQIFLPSAEA encoded by the coding sequence ATGAAAATACAGGCCAAAATAACTTTACTTTTCTTAGCCATATCAACCGGAATTTTACTGTTGCTTAATGCTTTTATTTTATACTTTGAATACAAGTTTAACTACCAGGATTTTTATAGGCGTTTAGAAGCACGGGTAAACCTTACCGCGCAGATACATCTTTTTCCGGGCGAAGAGAGCCGGGCCTATCAACAGGTGCGTAATAAATATATTGAAAAGCTTGACAATGAAAAAGAACTCATATTTAAAGCCGATACACTAGGCCGGTTTATAAATAGCACGGTACCGGCCGATTTTTTTAACACCATCATAGGCAATGGAGCCGATACGCATAAAGAAGGGAACCAATTTTATGCCGGTAAGCTGGTAAACCATGGTACCGGAAAGTTTATTGTAATAGTATCGGCAACCAACCCTTACGGGCTGCGCGAAATAGACGAACTGCAAAAAATATTACTGATTGGTTTTTTAGGATCGGTGGTGGTGGTTTTTTTTGCGGGCAAAGTGTTTTCGCACTATACATTTATACCCGTAAGCAACCTTACCGAGAAAGTAAAAAGCATTACATCAAACAATTTGCACATGCGGCTTGAGCCCAGAGGGAAGGATGAAATAGCAGAGCTATCGCACACCTTTAACGACATGCTTAACCGGCTTGAAACTGCTTTTGAAACACAAAATAATTTTGTTAGCAATGCCTCGCACGAGTTACGCACCCCGTTAACCATTATTAACAGCGAAATTGAAATTGCCCTAAACAATTACCCCGCCGGTAAGCAGGGGCAACAGTTTTTAAATACGCTACAAGGCGAAACAAATAAATTAACGCAAATACTTAACAGCCTTTTGCTGCTGGCACAATCGGGCTATGACGGCAAAAAACAAAACTGGCAAAACATACGTGTTGACGAGCTTTTATGGCAGTCAGTAGCTTCTATAAAAAAAATTCATCCCGAAAGCAATATAGAGGTTGATGTAAGCCAGCTGCCTGATAATGAAGGAGCCTTAATTACACAGGGCAACAGTAACCTGCTTAACCTGGCCATAAGCAACATTATTAGCAACTCGTGCAAGTATTCGCAAAATAAACTGGTTGTGGTTAAGTTAAGCGTGCAAAATAAAAAAATCATTATATCAGTTACCGATAAGGGAATAGGTATCCCCAAGGATGATATGCAGCATATTTTCGAACCTTTTTTTAGGGCATCAAACACGAGCGATTATAATGGGCATGGTGTAGGCCTGCCATTGGCACTCAATATAGTACGCCTGCACAAAGGCAGCATAGGTATACGGTCGGAGGTAAATACCGGTACCGAAATGCAAATATTTTTACCATCGGCTGAGGCCTGA
- a CDS encoding bestrophin family protein — MLLKKNIPISYVFGKIKLEMTLLAIYSTAVYVAHTYFNFPGVSIPIAIPSILGTIISLLLAFRSNQAYDRWWEARTLWGAIVNDSRTFARQVFAFVDNSYNDADKRMMKERIIKRQMAWCQSLSKHLRGHNARPALDKYISEEERRAIAHIDHVPLALLEQHGSDLRLLLRLNWINEYQQVAMDETLTRFSNSMGGCERIKNTVFPVTYSFYIHILVLLFVMMLPFGLIELFGVFQIPLVVAISSSFFLIEKMAIHLQDPFENKPTDTPTTTISNKIEHDLQQLLNEDVPQARDKENTTVGTKGTMYYVL; from the coding sequence ATGTTACTTAAAAAGAATATTCCTATCAGCTATGTTTTTGGCAAAATAAAGTTAGAAATGACGCTACTGGCTATATACTCAACAGCGGTATATGTAGCTCACACGTATTTTAATTTTCCGGGCGTATCTATCCCCATTGCCATACCGAGTATTTTGGGAACCATTATTTCGCTACTGCTTGCTTTCCGTTCAAACCAGGCTTATGATAGGTGGTGGGAAGCCAGAACATTATGGGGAGCCATAGTAAATGATTCCCGGACATTTGCTCGGCAAGTATTTGCATTTGTTGATAACTCGTACAACGATGCCGACAAGCGCATGATGAAAGAGCGCATTATTAAACGGCAAATGGCCTGGTGTCAAAGCTTAAGCAAGCACCTACGTGGCCACAATGCCCGCCCGGCACTGGATAAGTATATATCCGAAGAGGAAAGGAGGGCCATCGCCCACATAGACCACGTTCCGTTAGCACTATTGGAACAACACGGATCCGATCTTCGTTTACTGCTTCGTTTAAATTGGATAAACGAATATCAGCAGGTAGCCATGGACGAAACATTAACCCGCTTTTCTAATTCAATGGGTGGCTGCGAGCGGATAAAAAACACGGTTTTCCCGGTAACGTACAGCTTTTACATTCACATATTGGTACTACTGTTTGTAATGATGTTACCGTTTGGGCTTATTGAATTATTCGGTGTGTTTCAAATACCTTTGGTTGTGGCTATATCTTCATCGTTTTTTTTGATAGAAAAGATGGCCATTCACCTGCAAGATCCTTTTGAAAACAAACCAACCGATACCCCAACAACAACAATAAGCAACAAAATTGAGCACGATTTGCAGCAGTTACTTAACGAAGATGTTCCGCAGGCAAGGGATAAAGAGAATACCACTGTTGGAACCAAGGGAACGATGTACTACGTTTTATAA
- a CDS encoding Do family serine endopeptidase translates to MKKFGLTVLTAFLGGAMAIGAYKVIENNRDGNLSFEDRQKVYFASNREQPVISSTGNVDFTEAAAAVTPAVVYIRTTYAATSGGSQDEMEQMFGQMFGQRVRPQGVQKASGSGVIISPDGYIVTNNHVVEKADKIEITTNDKRVFQAKVIGTDPNTDLALLKISATNMPIVKLGNSDDARVGEWVLAVGNPFNLTSTVTAGIISAKGRNINIIGHGDEEENNPFGRTRLQQSAPKLNKAIESFIQTDAAINPGNSGGALVNTKGELIGINAAIASQTGSYEGYGFAIPVNLAKKVLNDIQKYGSVKRGLVGVSFTELNPDAAQQLGIDRTVGLYVNDLVAGGAAEAAGLHKGDIISKVNGRTVTESSDLQETVGRLQPGDKINLTVIRGGAEKTFSVTLKAETAETRTAAVSKSAEELYNKLGAGFQALTDNQKAKYGLKSGVAVTNVRPGKMFDDLGIEVGSVITSINSMPINAPADIDKALTNLKNGNLKISGIDPQGAAFNNVYTVR, encoded by the coding sequence ATGAAAAAATTTGGTTTAACAGTTTTAACTGCCTTTTTAGGTGGCGCTATGGCGATAGGCGCTTATAAGGTAATTGAGAACAATAGAGACGGTAACCTGTCGTTCGAAGATCGCCAAAAAGTTTATTTCGCAAGCAACAGGGAGCAACCCGTAATTTCGTCAACCGGGAATGTTGATTTTACCGAAGCAGCGGCAGCAGTAACCCCGGCAGTAGTTTACATCCGTACTACTTATGCAGCAACAAGCGGCGGCAGCCAGGACGAGATGGAGCAAATGTTTGGCCAGATGTTTGGCCAGCGCGTGCGCCCGCAAGGCGTTCAAAAGGCATCCGGCTCGGGGGTAATTATTTCGCCGGATGGTTATATTGTAACCAACAACCACGTTGTTGAAAAAGCTGATAAAATTGAGATCACCACTAACGACAAGCGGGTTTTCCAGGCTAAGGTTATAGGTACCGACCCTAATACCGATTTGGCTTTGCTTAAAATAAGTGCAACCAATATGCCAATAGTAAAATTAGGCAACTCGGACGATGCCCGTGTTGGCGAGTGGGTATTGGCGGTAGGTAATCCGTTTAATTTAACTTCAACAGTAACTGCGGGTATTATTAGTGCTAAGGGCCGTAATATCAACATCATCGGTCATGGTGATGAGGAAGAGAATAACCCTTTTGGCCGCACCCGTTTACAACAAAGTGCGCCTAAGTTAAATAAGGCTATCGAGTCGTTCATCCAAACCGATGCCGCCATTAACCCGGGCAACAGTGGTGGTGCATTGGTAAATACAAAAGGCGAGTTAATAGGTATTAACGCCGCAATAGCGTCGCAAACAGGCTCATACGAAGGGTATGGTTTTGCCATCCCGGTTAACCTGGCTAAAAAGGTATTGAATGATATTCAAAAATATGGTTCGGTAAAACGTGGCTTAGTGGGTGTTAGCTTTACCGAGTTAAACCCGGATGCTGCACAACAATTAGGTATTGACCGTACCGTTGGTTTATACGTTAACGACCTGGTAGCAGGTGGCGCAGCCGAAGCAGCCGGTTTACATAAAGGCGATATCATATCAAAAGTAAACGGACGTACCGTTACCGAGTCTTCCGACTTACAAGAAACCGTTGGCCGCTTGCAACCGGGCGATAAAATTAACCTTACTGTAATACGTGGTGGTGCCGAAAAGACTTTCTCGGTAACCTTAAAGGCTGAAACTGCCGAAACACGCACCGCGGCTGTTAGCAAATCTGCCGAAGAACTATACAACAAATTAGGCGCAGGTTTCCAGGCTTTAACCGATAATCAGAAAGCTAAATACGGCTTAAAATCGGGTGTTGCAGTAACCAATGTGCGCCCCGGTAAAATGTTTGACGACCTGGGTATTGAAGTAGGCTCGGTAATTACCAGCATCAACAGTATGCCAATTAACGCTCCAGCCGATATTGACAAGGCACTTACCAACCTAAAAAACGGTAACCTCAAAATATCTGGCATAGACCCTCAAGGCGCAGCCTTTAATAATGTTTATACAGTTAGATAA